GGTCTGGTGCCGCTCGAGTACCTCCGCCGGCGTCATCTCGGCGTCGGCATCGAGCGGGACGAACCGGTCCTCGTCGGGCTCGACGCCGACGTAGCGGATGACCGGGTTGCCCTCCGTGGCCGGGCTGCCCTTGAGCATCGTCAGGTCGTGGATCCCGATCGCGCCCTTCGCGCGCTTGCGGCCCATCGTCGCGTGGAGCTTCTCCTGCAGCTGGATCAGCGATTCCAGACTCTCCTCGTCGAGATCGACGTCGCGGATCACCGCGCCCGTGACGTAGGGGCGCTCGTCGGGGACCGACTCGTCGACCTCGATCGTCCAGTCCGGCGAGTTCGGCGAGGGGACGTGGACCCCCCGCGAGTCGCCGTACTGGTAGCGCAGCGAGCGCGCGACGCCCTCGACGGAGAGCCGGTCGAGCCGGTCGGGCGCGAACTCGAGTTCGAACGTGCCGTCCTCGGTTCGGCCCTCGAACTCGAGGCCGAGGCCGAACAGGTCGTCGATCAGTTCATCGTCGCCTTTCTCCTCGTAGCCGGTCAGGTCCCGGAGCTCGTCGGGATCGATGTCGACCGTGGGCATCAGTAGGTCACCTCCGTCTCGCGCAGCAGTTCCAGGTCACACAGCGTCCCGTGGATATCCCGGATGTCCTCGAACCCGTACATCAGCATGAGCAGCCGCTCTAAGGCCAGGCCCCAGGCCATCACGTCGCACTCGACGCCGAGCGGTTCGAGCATCTCCTCGCGGAAGATCCCCGAGTTGCCGATCTCGACCTGTTCGCCGGTCGTCGGGTGGGTGCCGAACAGCTCGAAGCTCGGCTCCGTGTAGGGGTTGTAGTGGGGCTTGAACTCGATGTCCGTGATGCCGAACTGGGCGTAGAACTCCTCGAAGGTGCCCATCAGGTCCCGCACCGAGAGGTCCTCGGCCATCACCCAGCCCTCGATCTGGAAGAACTCGAGCAGGTGGGTCGGATCGAGCGTGTCGTTGCGGTAGACCTTCTCGACGCTGAAGAAGCGCGCGGGCGGCTCGATCTCGCCGATCTCCTGGCCCGCCAGGTAGCGGGTCGACAGCGAGGTCGTGTGCCCGCGAAGCGCGAGCGCACGCGCGAAGTCCTCGTCCCAGGGCGAGTGATAGCCCTCGCCGTCGTCGCCGACACCCTCCCGGTGGGCGCGCTCGACGCGGTCGACTAAGTCCGTAGGGAGGTCGTCGATGTGGGTCGGCTGCTCCAAGGCGAACCGGTCCCAGTGGGTCCGCGCCGGGTGGTCCTGGGGCATGAACAGGCAGTCGTTGATCCAGAAGTCCGCGTCGACGTGGGGGCCCTCCATCTCCTGGAAGCCCATCCCGACGAGGACGTCCTTGACGCGCTCGGCCGTCTGGCGCAGGATGTGGACCTTGCCGCCCTCGAACTGCTCGGCGTCGGCCTCGACGTTGTAGTCGGCGAACTCGACGTCTGCCCACTCGCCGCTCGTGAGGAGTTCGGGCGTAACCTGGCCGACCGTCTCGGCGGTCTCGATTCCGCCCATCAGCTCCGTGACGGCGCGCTCGGTCAGCGTCGCCTGGCGGATCGTCGACTCCGTGCGCTCGACCAGGCCGCGCCGTTCGAGTTGGTCCAGCGTATCCGCGTCGATGTCGACGCTGTCGACCGCCGCCTCGCCGGCGTCGGCGAGGGCTGCGAGGGCGTTCGCCTCGGCGTCGGCCGTCGGGTCCGCGTCGGGATCGGCGGTGATCTCGCCGCTGTCGATCGCGCCATACCCCTTGCGCGCGTAGTTCGAGAGCGCGATGTCGACCGCGCCCCCTTCGAGCCCCGACGCGCCGATGACCTGCCCCATCGAGACGGGGTCGGAATCGGCGCCGGCCTCGAGGGCGGCCTCGTAGAGGCGCACCTCGGGGAGCCCCGCCTCGACGTAGTCGCGCCCCTCGTTGGTGGGTGCGACCGTTTCGTCGACGCGCTCGGTGACGGCGACCAGGCCCTCGTCCTCGAGTTCGAAGACGGCCCCGGTGACGGTCTCCGGGGGGAGGTCGGTCGCCGCGGCGAGGGCGTCGACGGACGTTGCCTCGTCCGCACTCGCGGCCTCTAAGACCGCGACCTGTTGTGCTGGTAGTTGCATTCGCTTACGTGGATTGCCGTGGGTCGGTCAGTTAGCGGTTCCGACTCCGTTCGACTCGCCAGGCGGTTCGTCGGCGTCCGCGTCCCGCGTTCGGACGCCGGACGGACGACTCGCGAATCGACGGAACTGACGCGGACGGTTTCGCCGGAGACGGTCTCTCGGCCGTCCCCGGGTCCACCGGCCCGGCTCACCGGGCGAAGAAGAAGCCGAATCCCGACCGCTGGCGCTGTGACTGCTCGCCGATACCGGCACGACCGCGGGATTCGGGTGCCATACTCGGGGGGACTCGCGAGCGGCGTAAAAACGTTATGATACGCACCCTCACACTGCCGCTCTGGTGCTCGCTGGGTGTTGCTCTCTGCGGGCTATCGCGGATCGGCGTTCTCGGGCTCAGCGGCGCCGCGGCGACTCGAGTTCGATGTCGGCCTCCTCGAGCAGGTCCTCGACCTCCTCGCGTTTCTCCTGATGCTCCTCGAGGAACTCCTCCATGAGCTGGGCGGCCTGCTCCTTGCAGTCGCCACAGAGGCGCTCGCCGCCGACGCACTCGTCGTAGACGCGCTTGGCGAACTCGTCATCGTCGCCGGCGAGCAGGTAGGCGTACAGTTCGTAGACGGGACACTCGTCTGCCCGGCCGCCCTTCTCGCGGTGTTCCTCGGCGGTCTCGCGGCCGCCGGTCGACGCGGCCTTGACCTTGTCGTAGCCGTCCTCGGGGTCGTCCAGCAGCGAGATGTGTGAGGCTGGAATCGAGGAGGACATCTTCCCGCCGGTCAGCCCGGTCATGAAGCGGTGGTAGATCGACGAGGGCGGTCGGAAGCCGTAGCCGCCGTTGTCGACCTCGATCTCGCGGGCGAGTTCCCGGGCCTCGTCGGGATCGATCTCGAAGGCGTCGACGTGGCTCTCGTAGACCCGCTTCTCGCCCTCGACGGCGTCGATCAGCGCGTCGAAGGCCTCGTCGGTCGCCCGCCGGTCGAAGAAGCGGGTGCGCGGCCGGATCGGCTCCATGCCGGCCTCCCTGAGCTTCGTCAGCACCGAGTCGAGGACGTCGGCGCCGACAGCGAGCTCCGAGAGGGGGGTCTCCTCGAGCGCCTCGGCGACGTGGACGCACCGGAGGGTGTCGTCGTCGAACGCCGCGGGGTCGAGGCGCTCGTAGTACTCGGCGACCAGGCCGCGCTCCTCGGGCTCGAGTTCGAAGCTGGCGTAAGCCCGCGAGACCTTGAAGAAGCGCATCCGTTCTGCGAGGTCCCGCGCCAGGCGGACGTGGGGATCCTGGTCGGGGCCGACGGGGATGACGGTCGGCTTTGGCTCCTCGAGTTGCGGATAGAGGATGTCGGCCATCTGGGTGACGACCGACTGCATGTGCGAAACGTCGGTCTCGCCGTCGAAGCCGTAGATCGCCTGAAGCTCCGAGAAGTTGGCGTCGGCGCCAAGCTCGAAGGCCAGGTCCTGAAGTTCGCGGTTGGTCGACTGGCGGTAGAGCGTGCCCTCCTCGAGATCGAAGCCGAGCGCGAGCAGGGACAGCAGGTAGTCGCGCGCGTGGTCGTCGATCTCCGCCCAGCTCATCCCGCGGGCGGAGTTGGCCTCGAGGTCGGCGATCAGGGCGTAGGCGTCGGCGCCCTGCTGTTGGTGCCAGATGATCTCGTCGAAGACGAGCTTGTGGCCGATGTGGGGGTCGCCGGTTGGCATGAACCCGGAGAGGACGGCCGCGGGCTCGTCGTTCTGTAGGGCCTTCGCGACCGCCCGGTAGTCGCGGTGGCCGAAGATGACGCCCCGGCGCATCAGGTAGTGAGGGTTGGGCACCTCCGGGAGCACCTCGTCGAACTCCTCGATGCCGAACTCTTCGAACAGTTTCCGGTAGTCGGAGACGCTCGAGGAGCCCCAGGGGTCCAGCGCGACGTCGTCGGCGCCTGCTGCCCCGCCGTCGGAGCGGAGCTCCGACGAGGATCGCGATCCGGTGGATCGCTCACCACCGTCGGATAACGGTTCCTCTGACTCGGACTCCTCGAATGAGTCGTCTCCGGTCATTAGATGCGTTTTGGCGCGCCAGTGCGCAAAAGGCTTCGGCTTCGGGTCGGTCCGGCCGCAGTTCCTGCCCCGTGACTGACTCAGTCGGTCCGCTCGGCCGCCGCTCGCAGGTCCTCGAGTCGCTCGGACTCGACCCCGGCGAGGACGACCGCCGCGAAGACCGCGTCGCCGTCGGGCCGCGGCGCGTCGCCGCCCAGGACGCCCGATCCCCCGACGGTCGACTGGAGCGTCCGCCGACCCTCGGCGATCGCCCGGCGGTTGAGCCACGCCGGCGGCCCGCCGACGATTAGCAGGCCGCGCTCGGCCGTTTCGGGATCGCACTCGAGGGTAAGCTTCCCGCGGATCCCCTTCCGCACGACGGTTTCGACGGCGCGGACCGCTTCGCTCGTCTCGACGTCCCGTTCCGTCGGAACGAGACCGAGCCCGAACCGCGACCCGCTCGTTTCGACGGCCTGGTCGCCGTATCCCAGCGCGACGATGGCCGACTCGTTGCCGACGATTCGATCGACGTCGCTCGCGTCGACGACGTTCTGCGCGACCGGCCCCGTCCCGTCCCCGCCCGATTCAGAGTCACCGCCGGCGAAGACGGCCGCGACGCGCGTCGCCACGTCGCGGTTGCACCGCTCGCGAGCGTCGGCGATCCCCTCTCCGGGACGAAGCCACGCCTCGTTATCGACGGGGACGATCGCGCTCGCCAGACCGTCGAGTCGCTCGATCGCGGCGATCGCGTTCGTCGCCGCGTTCGGTCGCGGAACCGCGTCGGAGCCGGCCCCCGAGGGTGACCTCGAACGCGCCCCGGCCCCGGTCCGGGCGACGTCGGCGTCGGAGTCGAACTCCCGGTCGGCCGGCAGCGTCGCGAGGACGTAGACCGGCGCGTCGTACCGGCGCTGGAGCCCCGCGACGAGTGCGGGGGTCGTCCCGCCGCCGGTCGCCCCGCCGAGCCCGGTCGCGACGAGGAACGCGTCGGCGTCCGCCGGCGCGCCTCGATCCAGCCGTTCGAGGAGTTCGTCGGCGCGTTCTCGACCGACGTCGAAGCCGCGGTCGATCTCTCCCTCGAGTCCGTCTTCTCGTCCGTACTGATAGCGATGTGATTCCGGAATAACGGTCCCGTTCAGTGCGCGCTCGTCGGTATCGAACGCGAAGGCGTCGGTGAGAAAGGAGCGGTCCGCCGACTCCGCGGCTCGGATCGCATCGGCAATCCGACAGCCCGCGCCGCCGACGCCGAGTACCTCGAGTTGCATGGTTCGCCCCTCGGACGGCGGGGGTTTCAGGATTCCGCTCGCGGGGGCGTTGCTCGACCTCGGGTCCGGTCGGGCTCAGGGCGTCAGCCGTTCGAGCGACCACCACTCGACGTCGCCCGTCCCGTCGACCAGCGCGAACACCATCGTCTTCCGGACGCCGTGGGCCAGGCGGACGTCGAGCGCCAGGTCCCGCGGTTCGAAGACGTAGTCCGCCGGGTGGACGCGGACGAGCAGTTCGGAGTGGCCGAGGTCCTCGACCGAGTCCACGTCGGCGTAGGTCCGGAAGTCCGCGCCGAACTTGTAGCCCGTCTTGGGCACGACGCCGCGCTCTCGCAGGGCCGTGTAGACGGTCAGCCGCCGGTTGAACCGCTCGCCCTCGACCTCGCGGCCCCGTTCGCGGACCGTTTCGGGATCGAGATCGACGGCCCCGCGCTCGGCCAGGTAGGCCGCCTCGAGCAGCGAACACTGCAGCGTCGGTTCGTCGTACTCCCGACCCTCCAGCGGCTGGCCGTAGAACGACTCCTCGTACAGTTCGAGCGGCGGCTCCCAGACGACGACCCGGTCGGCCAGCAGGTCCGCCTCGCAGCCGTCGGGCAGTGCGGTCCCCGAGTTCGAGGTGCCGGACGGATCCCGCGTCCCGACCTCGAAGTAGGTGATCTCGCTCTCCTCGTCGACGACTGCCAGAACGCCTTCGGCGAGTTCGTTGGCCGGCACGTCAGTCCGCTCGCCGATGATCCGCAGCGCGTAGGCGATCTCGCCGTCGCCCGGTCCCTTCCCGCGCGGGAAGACCGCGAAGTCCGCCGCGCCGCCAGGCGGATCCGAAATCCACGGTTCGGCGGCCGGGGAGAGGTAAAAGCCACGCGATCGCAGATCCGCGTAGACGAGGAATCGAACGCCGAAATCGTCGCCTGGTTCCCGCGCGATGAACTCCCGGAAGCCGAGGCGTTCGCCGTCGTTGTCGACGACCGCTTCGAGGTCCCCCCGGTAGAGTAGGTGGGCCGCCTCGACGGGCGCGAGGGCAATCTCGTTGCCCTCCAGCGGATACCCGTAGCCCCGCGAGTCGTGATAGCGTTGGCGCGCGTCGCTGCCCACGCGAACGACGCCGTCGTCGAACCGCCCCTCGAGTGCCATAGTCGGGTGTTGGCCGGGCGCGACTAAGGGGCTGCGGATCGCTTCCTATTCGTCGTTCGTGCGTGAGTCGGCTCGATAGACGTTACCGCCTCGAAAGCCCCTATCCCGCTCGACTCCCGCGACTCGCTGCGCGCCTCGATCGCTCGTTACACTCGCTTCCTGCGGTGCTTGCGTCGTCGGAGTTCGTCGAGCGCGCCAGCCCCTTTCAGTCCCGCCCGCCGCAGCGGCTGGTCGGACGGTGGCGGGTCCGGTCCGGAGCGGGTGGTCAGTCGTCGGCTGTCGATTCGGCGACCGGGGTCTCGAGCGCGCGATCGCAGGTCGCGTCGAGACACCGGACGCCGCTTGCGGTCTCGAACGTCGGCAGGCCGCAGCCGCATTCGCCGTCGACGACACCGGCGGGGACGGCGAAGCCGGTGTCGCAGTCGGGGTAGTGCTCGCAGCCGGCGATGAGCCCGCCGCGCCGGAGGATCCGGAGGTCGCCGTCGCAGTCCGGCTCCGGACACGCCCACTCGCGGTCGAAGGCCTGGCGGACCGCCGCGTCGAGGGACTCGCAGCCCCGATCCAGACAGACGTCGAACGCCAGGCCGCGCTCGACGCGCATCCGGGGGAGACCGCAGTCGCAGTCGGCCTGGTCGTCACGGATCGTCGCATCTGCCGGCACGCCGTAGCGGTCGCCGCAGCCGACGCAGTGGACGCCGGTCGAGCGGACGAGCGTGCCGCCGCAGTCGGGACACTCGCCGACGGGCGTGCCGGCCGCGGAGCTGGGGTAGTGAGCGAACCCGTCCTGCTCGTGGGCGGCGATCCGCAGCGTCTGCGTGTCCTTTTTCGCGACGAGGGTGAAGTCGCCCGTGCGATCGCTCGAGACGCTGTCGGCGCGGGTCAGCCAGGCGACGGGCTGGTAGCCGTCGGT
This window of the Natrinema salifodinae genome carries:
- a CDS encoding DNA topoisomerase I, translated to MIDDAIRVLAGDCTVIAEDADREEYRGRVTTIVKPDNTVLVHDTDGYQPVAWLTRADSVSSDRTGDFTLVAKKDTQTLRIAAHEQDGFAHYPSSAAGTPVGECPDCGGTLVRSTGVHCVGCGDRYGVPADATIRDDQADCDCGLPRMRVERGLAFDVCLDRGCESLDAAVRQAFDREWACPEPDCDGDLRILRRGGLIAGCEHYPDCDTGFAVPAGVVDGECGCGLPTFETASGVRCLDATCDRALETPVAESTADD
- the pheS gene encoding phenylalanine--tRNA ligase subunit alpha, which encodes MQLPAQQVAVLEAASADEATSVDALAAATDLPPETVTGAVFELEDEGLVAVTERVDETVAPTNEGRDYVEAGLPEVRLYEAALEAGADSDPVSMGQVIGASGLEGGAVDIALSNYARKGYGAIDSGEITADPDADPTADAEANALAALADAGEAAVDSVDIDADTLDQLERRGLVERTESTIRQATLTERAVTELMGGIETAETVGQVTPELLTSGEWADVEFADYNVEADAEQFEGGKVHILRQTAERVKDVLVGMGFQEMEGPHVDADFWINDCLFMPQDHPARTHWDRFALEQPTHIDDLPTDLVDRVERAHREGVGDDGEGYHSPWDEDFARALALRGHTTSLSTRYLAGQEIGEIEPPARFFSVEKVYRNDTLDPTHLLEFFQIEGWVMAEDLSVRDLMGTFEEFYAQFGITDIEFKPHYNPYTEPSFELFGTHPTTGEQVEIGNSGIFREEMLEPLGVECDVMAWGLALERLLMLMYGFEDIRDIHGTLCDLELLRETEVTY
- a CDS encoding FtsZ/tubulin family protein; this translates as MQLEVLGVGGAGCRIADAIRAAESADRSFLTDAFAFDTDERALNGTVIPESHRYQYGREDGLEGEIDRGFDVGRERADELLERLDRGAPADADAFLVATGLGGATGGGTTPALVAGLQRRYDAPVYVLATLPADREFDSDADVARTGAGARSRSPSGAGSDAVPRPNAATNAIAAIERLDGLASAIVPVDNEAWLRPGEGIADARERCNRDVATRVAAVFAGGDSESGGDGTGPVAQNVVDASDVDRIVGNESAIVALGYGDQAVETSGSRFGLGLVPTERDVETSEAVRAVETVVRKGIRGKLTLECDPETAERGLLIVGGPPAWLNRRAIAEGRRTLQSTVGGSGVLGGDAPRPDGDAVFAAVVLAGVESERLEDLRAAAERTD
- the endA gene encoding tRNA-intron lyase — protein: MALEGRFDDGVVRVGSDARQRYHDSRGYGYPLEGNEIALAPVEAAHLLYRGDLEAVVDNDGERLGFREFIAREPGDDFGVRFLVYADLRSRGFYLSPAAEPWISDPPGGAADFAVFPRGKGPGDGEIAYALRIIGERTDVPANELAEGVLAVVDEESEITYFEVGTRDPSGTSNSGTALPDGCEADLLADRVVVWEPPLELYEESFYGQPLEGREYDEPTLQCSLLEAAYLAERGAVDLDPETVRERGREVEGERFNRRLTVYTALRERGVVPKTGYKFGADFRTYADVDSVEDLGHSELLVRVHPADYVFEPRDLALDVRLAHGVRKTMVFALVDGTGDVEWWSLERLTP
- a CDS encoding tryptophan--tRNA ligase encodes the protein MTGDDSFEESESEEPLSDGGERSTGSRSSSELRSDGGAAGADDVALDPWGSSSVSDYRKLFEEFGIEEFDEVLPEVPNPHYLMRRGVIFGHRDYRAVAKALQNDEPAAVLSGFMPTGDPHIGHKLVFDEIIWHQQQGADAYALIADLEANSARGMSWAEIDDHARDYLLSLLALGFDLEEGTLYRQSTNRELQDLAFELGADANFSELQAIYGFDGETDVSHMQSVVTQMADILYPQLEEPKPTVIPVGPDQDPHVRLARDLAERMRFFKVSRAYASFELEPEERGLVAEYYERLDPAAFDDDTLRCVHVAEALEETPLSELAVGADVLDSVLTKLREAGMEPIRPRTRFFDRRATDEAFDALIDAVEGEKRVYESHVDAFEIDPDEARELAREIEVDNGGYGFRPPSSIYHRFMTGLTGGKMSSSIPASHISLLDDPEDGYDKVKAASTGGRETAEEHREKGGRADECPVYELYAYLLAGDDDEFAKRVYDECVGGERLCGDCKEQAAQLMEEFLEEHQEKREEVEDLLEEADIELESPRRR